Proteins found in one Prochlorococcus marinus CUG1433 genomic segment:
- a CDS encoding HD domain-containing protein, translated as MKYKTIKNFKNKLQNSDNNEFVDLLFDFIKEEGKTNYDESVTQLQHSLQTASLARTEDGRRHIVIASLLHDIGHLLIDENDSKNDFLKKDLNHENIASNFLKDFFSEEITESIRLHVVAKRYLCSIDNSYYESLSKASKNSFKVQGGALNKEEINELENNKYFKDAVRLRKWDDRGKVSLKEVEELDTYKEMIVAERLAIY; from the coding sequence ATGAAATACAAAACTATTAAAAACTTCAAAAACAAATTACAAAATTCTGATAACAATGAATTTGTAGATTTATTATTTGACTTTATTAAGGAGGAAGGAAAAACTAATTATGATGAATCAGTCACTCAATTACAACATAGTCTCCAAACAGCTTCACTCGCTCGCACTGAAGATGGCAGAAGGCATATAGTAATTGCTTCTTTGTTACACGATATAGGTCATCTTCTAATAGATGAAAATGACTCAAAAAATGATTTCTTAAAAAAAGATCTTAACCATGAAAATATTGCTTCAAATTTTTTAAAAGATTTTTTCTCTGAAGAAATTACAGAAAGTATTCGCTTACACGTTGTAGCAAAAAGATATTTATGCTCAATCGATAATTCTTATTATGAAAGTTTATCTAAAGCATCTAAAAATAGTTTTAAGGTACAAGGTGGTGCTTTAAATAAAGAAGAGATTAATGAACTAGAAAATAATAAATACTTCAAAGATGCAGTTCGATTAAGAAAATGGGATGATAGAGGAAAGGTTTCTCTTAAAGAAGTTGAAGAATTAGATACTTATAAAGAAATGATTGTTGCCGAAAGATTAGCTATCTATTAA
- a CDS encoding OsmC family protein: protein MSIKAKYVGEFRSEIIFENQLKIKTNSNRNLHDSCEQTKPSNLLSASLASCISTTLGIILEKNNIESKSFYVDIISKSDVQNNKISTLHCKICLPLIKKLKIKNFIKEKIESSFISNSLKESINISYEYIFNR, encoded by the coding sequence ATGTCAATTAAGGCGAAATATGTAGGTGAATTTCGGAGTGAAATTATCTTCGAAAATCAATTAAAAATAAAAACAAATTCGAATAGAAATTTACATGATTCTTGCGAACAGACTAAACCCTCAAATCTATTGTCTGCATCTTTAGCTTCTTGTATTTCAACAACTCTTGGAATAATTCTAGAAAAGAATAATATTGAATCAAAAAGTTTTTATGTTGATATTATCTCTAAAAGTGATGTTCAAAATAATAAAATTTCAACCTTGCATTGTAAAATATGCCTTCCACTTATTAAGAAATTAAAAATAAAGAACTTTATAAAAGAAAAAATTGAATCATCATTCATAAGCAATTCTCTTAAAGAATCTATAAATATAAGCTATGAATATATTTTTAATAGATAG